A region from the Corylus avellana chromosome ca7, CavTom2PMs-1.0 genome encodes:
- the LOC132186243 gene encoding uncharacterized protein LOC132186243, which translates to MAMAATISFTSSPTPIPVRFSTRASTTTSQKRGHVVGSMGHLAEVVRKDVEFLKKGIGRGVEWANEALHIPRVFKTLDDVLWLRNLEEPHAPPLEPRPWPQPCYPELSGVDLLMADLKALEAYAGYFYYLSKIWSKPLPEAYDPQDVADYFSCRPHVVALRLLEVFSSFASAAIRIRSPGIRKFLRLSSDKDIDGSVSQYNFGMVLKETMLSLGPTFIKVGQSLATRPDIIGTEISKALSELHDQIPPFPRTVAMKIIEEELGSPVESFFHYISNEPVAAASFGQVYRGNTIDGFNVAVKVQRPNLHHLVVRDVYILRLGLEIFQKIAKRKSDLRLYADELGKGLVGELDYTLEAANASEFMEAHFPFPFIRVPKMFVHLTRKRVLTMEWIAGESPTDLLSVSTGNAVDDGSPYSGRQKLDAKKRLLDLVRKGVEASLVQLLETGLLHADPHSGNLRYTASGQIGFLDFGLLCRMEKKHQFAMLASIVHIVNGDWASLVHALTEMDVVRPGTNIRRVTMDLEYALGEVEFKDGIPDVKFSRVLGKILSVAFKYHFRMPPYYTLVLRSLASLEGLAVAADDNFKTFEAAYPYVVQKLLTDNSAATRKILHSVILNKKKEFQWQRLALFLRVGATRKGLSKVIASTSEASLDYAPNSATGVFDVANLIMRLLPSKDGVVLRRLLMTADGASLIQAMVSKEAKFFRQQLCTIIADILYQWMCEALGQDIAITQSSSQLRFMSGPDNRELGSSSRLSTPICDYNSILRDRRLKVIFLKALNSTRRRPVLFARFCLASFVMFVTASAVACHRILVSLSETYIGRVPVAPKRFAFSA; encoded by the exons ATGGCGATGGCGGCAACGATTTCGTTTACTTCCTCACCGACTCCAATCCCCGTACGCTTCTCGACGCGGGCCTCCACAACGACGTCGCAGAAGCGGGGACACGTGGTGGGCAGCATGGGGCACTTGGCTGAGGTGGTTCGCAAGGACGTGGAGTTTCTGAAGAAGGGAATCGGCAGAGGAGTGGAGTGGGCGAACGAGGCTCTCCACATTCCTAGGGTTTTTAAAACCCTAGACGACGTCTTGTGGCTCCGGAATCTCGAAGAACCCCACGCCCCTCCGTTAGAGCCTCGTCCGTGGCCTCAACCTTGCTATCCAG AACTGTCTGGTGTGGATTTGTTGATGGCTGATCTCAAAGCCTTGGAGGCGTACGCTGGTTATTTCTACTATCTGTCTAAGATTTGGTCTAAGCCACTTCCTGAAGCCTATGACCCACAAGATGTTGCTGACTATTTCAGTTGCAGGCCTCACGTAGTGGCCCTTAGACTTCTTGAG GTATTTTCCTCCTTTGCATCTGCTGCAATCAGAATTCGAAGCCCTGGTATCAGAAAGTTCTTAAGACTCAGTTCAGATAAGGATATTGATGGGAGTGTATCACAATACAATTTTGGTATGGTGTTAAAAGAGACAATGCTAAGCCTTGGTCCTACCTTTATCAAAG TTGGTCAGTCCCTTGCCACAAGGCCAGATATTATTGGTACTGAGATTTCCAAG GCATTGTCTGAGCTGCATGATCAAATACCTCCTTTTCCCAGGACTGTGGCTATGAAAATTATTGAGGAAGAATTAGGTTCTCCTGTGGAATCATTCTTTCACTACATCTCTAATGAACCTGTTGCTGCAGCATCATTTGGTCAG GTCTACCGCGGGAATACTATTGATGGTTTTAATGTTGCGGTGAAAGTTCAGCGTCCTAATTTGCATCATCTGGTTGTGCGGGACGTCTATATTCTTCGCCTTGGG CTGGAGATATTTCAAAAGATAGCAAAGAGAAAAAGTGACCTTCGCCTATATGCCGATGAGCTTGGGAAAGGTTTAGTTGGGGAATTGGATTACACTTTGGAGGCTGCAAATGCTTCAGAGTTTATG GAAGCTCATTTTCCCTTTCCATTTATTCGTGTGCCAAAAATGTTTGTGCATTTAACTCGAAAGAGAGTTCTGACTATGGAGTGGATTGCTGGTGAAAGTCCAACTGATTTACTTTCTGTATCTACTGGAAATGCTGTTGATGATGGCTCTCCTTATTCAGGGAGGCAGAAACTTGATGCAAAAAAGCGTCTTCTTGATCTG GTTAGGAAAGGAGTGGAGGCATCGTTAGTTCAACTCCTTGAAACAGGCCTATTGCATGCTGATCCACATTCAGGAAACTTGCGGTACACGGCCTCGGGACAAAtagg GTTTCTGGATTTTGGTTTGCTTTGTCGGATGGAAAAGAAGCATCAGTTTGCTATGCTTGCATCTATAGTGCACATAGTAAATGGGGACTGGGCATCCCTTGTTCATGCCCTGACTGAAATGGATGTTGTAAGGCCAGGGACTAACATCCGGCGTGTGACAATG GATCTGGAATATGCCTTGGGAGAAGTAGAATTTAAAGATGGAATTCCCGATGTCAAGTTCAGCAGG GTTCTGGGTAAAATCTTGTCTGTAGCCTTCAAATATCATTTTCGCATGCCACCATACTACACACTTGTCCTACGTTCTCTAGCTTCCTTGGAAG GTCTGGCAGTAGCTGCAGATGACAATTTTAAGACATTTGAAGCTGCATACCCTTATGTTGTTCAGAAACTTCTCACTGATAATTCAGCAGCAACGAGGAAGATTTTGCACTCG gtgattttaaataaaaagaaggagTTCCAGTGGCAGAGGCTTGCTCTTTTCTTAAGAGTAGGTGCGACTAG GAAAGGCTTGTCCAAGGTGATAGCATCCACCAGTGAGGCTTCCCTTGATTATGCACCGAATAGCGCTACTGGTGTTTTTGATGTTGCAAACTTAATCATGAGGCTTCTACCATCTAAAGATGGTGTTGTGCTAAGAAGACTCTTAATGACTGCA GATGGAGCTTCATTAATCCAAGCAATGGTTTCCAAGGAGGCAAAATTCTTCCGCCAGCAACTCTGCACAATCATTGCTGACATATTGTACCAATGGATGTGTGAAGCACTCGGACAAGACATTGCAATAACCCAGTCTAGTTCGCAGTTGAGATTCATGAGCGGACCTGACAACAGAGAGCTAGGTTCATCTTCCAGATTATCCACACCCATATGTGATTACAATTCCATCTTGAGGGATCGGCGGCTCAAAGTGATCTTTTTGAAAGCTCTAAACTCGACAAGGAGACGTCCAGTATTGTTTGCGAGGTTCTGCTTGGCTTCCTTTGTAATGTTTGTAACAGCTTCTGCTGTGGCTTGTCATCGGATCCTAGTCTCTCTGTCCGAAACCTACATTGGCCGGGTACCAGTTGCTCCCAAGCGATTTGCTTTCAGTGCATGA